One Prunus dulcis chromosome 8, ALMONDv2, whole genome shotgun sequence DNA window includes the following coding sequences:
- the LOC117637910 gene encoding probably inactive leucine-rich repeat receptor-like protein kinase At5g48380: MAFLIPVLLSKRNLDMFVSSALWLLLLSCSFSFGVESDINCLKSIKASLEDTLGYLNSSWDFNNNTEGFICNFLGIECWHPHESKVLNIKLSDLGLKGQFPRGVENCTSLTGLDLSGNMLSGPLPHDIDKILTWVTSLDLSSNSFSGLIPATFSNCSYMNVLKLDNNQFSGNIPAEVNQLTRLRTFSVANNLLSGQVPPFGENIASIRRDSYANNPGLCGYPLKPCPSISQKKSLNVVRVFKSNGVTMVAAAGFGIGFVFSFSFFFF; this comes from the coding sequence ATGGCTTTCTTGATACCTGTGTTGTTGAGCAAACGAAATCTAGACATGTTTGTTAGCAGTGCCCTCTGGTTGTTGCTGCTCAGTTGTAGCTTCAGCTTTGGCGTTGAGAGCGATATCAACTGCTTGAAAAGTATAAAAGCATCACTTGAGGACACTTTAGGTTACTTAAACTCTTCATGGGATTTCAACAACAACACTGAAGGCTTCATCTGCAACTTTCTCGGGATCGAGTGTTGGCACCCTCACGAGAGCAAGGTTCTGAACATCAAGCTTTCGGACTTGGGACTAAAAGGTCAGTTCCCTCGGGGCGTAGAAAATTGTACAAGCTTAACAGGTTTAGATCTTTCAGGCAACATGCTCAGTGGACCTCTTCCTCATGATATCGATAAAATTCTTACGTGGGTTACGTCTCTTGATCTCTCTTCCAACAGCTTCTCAGGGCTGATCCCCGCGACATTTTCCAATTGCAGCTATATGAATGTGCTCAAGCTTGATAACAACCAGTTCTCGGGTAACATTCCGGCAGAAGTTAACCAGCTAACTAGGCTTAGAACTTTTAGTGTGGCCAACAATCTTCTGTCGGGCCAAGTGCCACCATTCGGTGAGAATATTGCTTCAATTAGAAGGGACAGTTATGCAAACAATCCTGGACTTTGTGGATACCCCCTCAAGCCTTGCCCATCAATATCTCAAAAGAAGTCCTTGAATGTGGTTAGGGTGTTCAAGTCGAATGGTGTAACTATGGTGGCAGCAGCTGGTTTTGGTATTGGTTtcgttttctctttttctttttttttcttttaa